A single genomic interval of Eptesicus fuscus isolate TK198812 chromosome 10, DD_ASM_mEF_20220401, whole genome shotgun sequence harbors:
- the LOC129150593 gene encoding natural cytotoxicity triggering receptor 2-like isoform X1: MAWEATHLLPLVLLVLLASGSWEQQPQTLRKREGEEVSVRCEYPPQTGSKTKTWCRETPEGTCILLVTSPRPQGQPGNPRYVITDNPRWGYFTVTMTALREDSGLYWCGTLESSGIAILRTIRLVVSPAATLTTTRTTSTTSPTRSTTGTFATSSVIDSSPDHWTVILSAMVVLPLLLALALLVILYFVIKARQRRRRAGAGEGKAHHIHDISTHEDETVHRTDPPARQRNSQLSWGSDQQIGSGKDTGDIHYASFTHLEPFGLENPIYINTRPGPKPTPDPFLDVEYASITKN, translated from the exons ATGGCCTGGGAGGCCACGCACCTGCTGCCCCTTGTCCTGCTGGTGCTCCTGGCCTCAG GCTCCtgggagcagcagccacagacGCTGCGGAAACGGGAAGGGGAGGAAGTCTCCGTAAGGTGCGAGTATCCTCCCCAGACAGGCTCGAAGACAAAAACCTGGTGCAGAGAAACACCAGAAGGAACTTGTATCTTATTAGTCACCagtcccaggccccagggccagcctggaAACCCGCGATACGTCATCACGGATAACCCCCGATGGGGGTACTTCACCGTCACCATGACTGCGCTCAGAGAGGACTCGGGTCTGTATTGGTGTGGAACCTTGGAATCTTCCGGGATCGCTATTCTCAGGACCATCCGCCTGGTGGTATCTCCGG CTGCAACCCTGACCACCACCAGgaccaccagcaccaccagcccCACCAGGTCCACAACCGGGACCTTTGCCACCAGCTCTGTCATTGACAG CTCCCCAGACCACTGGACGGTCATCCTCAGCGCGATGGTGGTTCTCCCGCTGCTTCTGGCACTCGCCCTCCTGGTGATCCTGTACTTCGTCATCAAAGCCCGGCAGCGGCGACGACGAGCCGGGGCAG GTGAGGGCAAAGCCCATCACATCCATGACATTTCCACCCATGAGGATGAAACGGTGCATCGGACGGATCCCCCCGCACGTCAGAGGAACTCCCAGCTTTCCTGG GGCTCCGATCAGCAGATAGGCTCTGGCAAGGACACTGGGGACATCCACTATGCCTCATTTACCCACCTGGAGCCCTTCGGCCTCGAGAACCCCATCTACATCAACACCCGCCCCGGCCCGAAGCCCACACCTGACCCATTTCTGGATGTGGAATATGCCAGCATCACTAAAAACTGA
- the LOC129150593 gene encoding CMRF35-like molecule 5 isoform X2, which produces MAWEATHLLPLVLLVLLASVTSPRPQGQPGNPRYVITDNPRWGYFTVTMTALREDSGLYWCGTLESSGIAILRTIRLVVSPAATLTTTRTTSTTSPTRSTTGTFATSSVIDSSPDHWTVILSAMVVLPLLLALALLVILYFVIKARQRRRRAGAGEGKAHHIHDISTHEDETVHRTDPPARQRNSQLSWGSDQQIGSGKDTGDIHYASFTHLEPFGLENPIYINTRPGPKPTPDPFLDVEYASITKN; this is translated from the exons ATGGCCTGGGAGGCCACGCACCTGCTGCCCCTTGTCCTGCTGGTGCTCCTGGCCTCAG TCACCagtcccaggccccagggccagcctggaAACCCGCGATACGTCATCACGGATAACCCCCGATGGGGGTACTTCACCGTCACCATGACTGCGCTCAGAGAGGACTCGGGTCTGTATTGGTGTGGAACCTTGGAATCTTCCGGGATCGCTATTCTCAGGACCATCCGCCTGGTGGTATCTCCGG CTGCAACCCTGACCACCACCAGgaccaccagcaccaccagcccCACCAGGTCCACAACCGGGACCTTTGCCACCAGCTCTGTCATTGACAG CTCCCCAGACCACTGGACGGTCATCCTCAGCGCGATGGTGGTTCTCCCGCTGCTTCTGGCACTCGCCCTCCTGGTGATCCTGTACTTCGTCATCAAAGCCCGGCAGCGGCGACGACGAGCCGGGGCAG GTGAGGGCAAAGCCCATCACATCCATGACATTTCCACCCATGAGGATGAAACGGTGCATCGGACGGATCCCCCCGCACGTCAGAGGAACTCCCAGCTTTCCTGG GGCTCCGATCAGCAGATAGGCTCTGGCAAGGACACTGGGGACATCCACTATGCCTCATTTACCCACCTGGAGCCCTTCGGCCTCGAGAACCCCATCTACATCAACACCCGCCCCGGCCCGAAGCCCACACCTGACCCATTTCTGGATGTGGAATATGCCAGCATCACTAAAAACTGA
- the TREML2 gene encoding trem-like transcript 2 protein has protein sequence MAPTLLLLLLLLWLQGCVSGVPAESVYSKVHHFEGETLSVQCSYKNRKKHVEGKVWCKIRRKKCEPGFTRVWAPGPRYLLQDDAQAKVVNITMVALRRQDSGRYWCMRNSSGTLYPLMGFQLEVSPVPTAERNTPLTQLAGILRTGVVLTTGHAPTSGPGAPFTTSVRMLTPGVLTLTRLLPSTASGTIRLSSMTGYSFTSPPTPGPTRSKAQTVTASPSNARASSAAPASVSTKAGPLRPTSPTMRMCHTSRSLLNKLSPIRPRGANPTVLAGVLSLLSVPVMMIAVYGFWKKRHVGSYSICRSPARPWRDPPGRPEPPWTPAWFKATYGVGELFPEGPQEVTEVKMGTCLDWSQVGG, from the exons GTGTCCCCGCTGAGAGCGTGTATTCCAAAGTGCATCACTTTGAAGGGGAGACTCTGTCTGTGCAGTGCTCCTACAAGAACCGCAAGAAACATGTGGAGGGCAAGGTTTGGTGCAAAATCAGGAGGAAGAAGTGTGAGCCTGGGTTTACCCGGGTCTGGGCGCCAGGACCGCGCTACTTGCTACAGGACGATGCCCAGGCCAAGGTGGTCAACATCACCATGGTGGCCCTCAGGCGCCAGGACTCGGGCCGGTACTGGTGCATGCGCAACAGCTCCGGGACCCTCTACCCTCTGATGGGCTTCCAGCTGGAAGTGTCTCCAG TCCCCACAGCCGAGAGAAACACACCTCTCACACAGCTGGCCGGCATCCTCAGGACTGGAGTTGTCCTCACAACGGGCCACGCCCCCACCTCAGGCCCGGGGGCCCCCTTCACCACCAGCGTCAGGATGCTCACGCCCGGAGTCCTCACCTTGACCAGACTCTTGCCCTCTACTGCCTCGGGGACCATCAGGCTGAGCTCCATGACAGGCTACAGCTtcaccagcccccccaccccggggcccaCGAGGAGCAAGGCCCAGACGGTGACTGCGTCTCCTAGCAATGCCAGAGCCTCCTCGGCGGCCCCCGCATCCGTCTCCACCAAGGCCGGGCCACTGCGCCCCACATCGCCCACCATGAGAATGTGCCACACCAGCAGATCGCTCCTCAACAAATTATCCCCCATCAG GCCCCGGGGTGCTAACCCCACTGTGCTGGCGGGCGTGCTGTCCTTGCTCTCGGTGCCTGTGATGATGATCGCGGTCTATGGCTTCTGGAAGAAGAGACACGTGGGCA GCTACAGCATTTGCAGGagccctgccaggccctggagggACCCACCTGGAAGGCCGGAGCCTCCGTGGACGCCTGCGTGGTTTAAGGCCACTTACGGAGTGGGGGAGCTTTTCCccgagggaccccaggaggtcaCAGAAGTGAAGATGGGGACCTGTCTGGATTGGAGCCAGGTTGGGGGGTGA